A region from the Pseudomonas sp. P8_229 genome encodes:
- a CDS encoding DUF6531 domain-containing protein, with protein sequence MKNNIINRCKIITAVMLISFGLACSSSWATTNAEAYSDCLGYQKSFVILFGAGEQCVLGVNPYSTTGAYSYGYYTPWYGTFYSRTIDQYAGVVPDDLTKAGGASSLCGVENVFVTDPINPLNGNEYFVENDYEGGRGLVFRRFYNSVVGSWTYSYSRNLYIKSTRIDLISDDGEKISFNLIGGSWVGPKGAGRLTATGSGWKIVSIGNESSYFNSLGQLTKVSKPYNEVSLSYSSWYSTVTITSSLGDSATLATDNTNGYVALKSAVFPGVTFTYQTDTKAFFTGVTKTRGTSVLNKTYLYEKPGKPRLLTGVIDERGIRYATWDYDDQDRAVFSDTAGIGAVSIVYNNDGSSVVTNELGKKVKYQAVSYDGVRRVSSVDGEPSPNCPASNSSYTYSPEGQILTKTDALGVVTSYTYNDRGLEVSREEASGTSLTRMVKTEWDPSLPLPTKITESEHTAIYTYDDKGRALSRIVKGN encoded by the coding sequence GTGAAAAATAACATTATTAATAGATGCAAGATAATAACAGCAGTGATGCTGATTTCTTTCGGGTTGGCGTGTTCGTCGAGTTGGGCAACAACTAACGCAGAGGCATATAGCGATTGTCTAGGTTATCAAAAATCATTCGTGATACTTTTTGGCGCTGGTGAGCAGTGTGTACTTGGCGTAAATCCTTATAGCACGACTGGCGCATATTCTTATGGATATTATACGCCGTGGTATGGCACCTTTTATTCCAGAACGATTGATCAGTACGCTGGAGTGGTGCCTGACGACCTAACTAAGGCGGGAGGGGCAAGCTCTTTATGTGGTGTTGAGAATGTGTTCGTTACAGATCCGATTAACCCTTTGAATGGCAATGAATACTTTGTTGAAAATGATTATGAGGGGGGGCGAGGGCTAGTTTTTAGGAGATTCTACAATAGTGTTGTCGGGTCGTGGACGTACAGTTACTCACGAAATCTTTATATAAAAAGCACGCGTATAGATTTGATCTCTGATGATGGAGAGAAGATTTCTTTTAACTTAATAGGAGGCTCGTGGGTTGGGCCAAAAGGTGCGGGTCGCTTAACCGCGACTGGTAGCGGGTGGAAAATTGTCAGCATCGGAAATGAGTCGAGCTACTTTAATAGCCTTGGGCAGCTTACAAAAGTCTCTAAGCCCTATAATGAGGTATCGCTTAGCTACTCTTCTTGGTATAGCACTGTAACTATCACAAGCTCCTTGGGTGACTCGGCAACGTTGGCGACTGACAATACAAATGGATACGTCGCTTTGAAATCCGCTGTGTTTCCGGGTGTGACTTTTACGTATCAGACTGACACTAAAGCATTTTTTACAGGCGTGACAAAGACTCGCGGTACAAGCGTGCTCAATAAAACTTATTTATATGAGAAACCAGGAAAGCCAAGACTGCTGACCGGCGTGATTGACGAAAGGGGGATTCGTTATGCTACTTGGGATTACGATGACCAGGATCGAGCTGTTTTCAGTGATACAGCAGGAATTGGTGCGGTTTCTATCGTATATAACAATGATGGCTCATCGGTGGTGACTAATGAGCTTGGAAAAAAAGTAAAATATCAAGCGGTATCGTACGATGGAGTGAGGCGTGTGTCATCAGTTGATGGAGAACCCTCACCAAACTGTCCGGCTAGCAACTCTAGCTATACCTATAGTCCTGAAGGTCAGATATTGACTAAGACGGATGCGTTGGGGGTTGTTACTTCATACACCTATAATGATCGAGGACTTGAAGTGAGCCGTGAAGAGGCGAGTGGCACCTCTTTGACAAGAATGGTTAAAACCGAATGGGATCCATCTCTCCCTTTGCCCACAAAAATTACTGAATCGGAGCATACTGCTATTTATACTTATGATGATAAGGGTCGGGCTCTAAGTCGGATAGTTAAAGGAAACTAA
- a CDS encoding DUF6531 domain-containing protein, protein MRGVDSKSFGAIGATLLFLAYGMPCSAENMWIGFRSTITPQPDIMSACKEAVEVEYAPGAWPWSQDLLYKETLHFTKLDYLYINPIIAQCEFKARSPYNPEIYTSQGVVIARYGTQCDPGNEFNPNNGRCESTSGEMPRKQLGIPPFQGCESNTFVGNPVNFATGNKFQVEKDYPASSNSPLEVVRYYNSKDGVWRHSYSQSMFLTPEMVLITLGDGRQIKFSRAGSVITPESTELGTLQNTPDGGWIYTSPENEVLKFSDWARLIGKVDAFGRSVSIERSGTTVNVTDSFGRVLTLTEYGVAQLLSVDAPGLKIKYNYNDQGELASVDYQRQAAEPLERRSYLYKPGTDKKLLVGLVDQRGVRSSSWSYDDIGRAVSSERAGGVGRTNIVYNDDGSVTVVNELGKSTVYQFSLMQGVKRVVSIVGQPSPNCPYSNSSYTYDSRGLVATKTDAEGHLTSYSYNDRGQEIVRVEGAGTAQERTISTEWDPVLPLKRKIVEPTRKTILNYDTQGRPLSVQVTSN, encoded by the coding sequence ATGCGAGGTGTCGATTCGAAAAGCTTTGGAGCTATCGGAGCTACACTGCTTTTTTTAGCATATGGAATGCCTTGTAGTGCTGAAAATATGTGGATTGGTTTTCGTTCAACAATCACCCCGCAGCCAGATATAATGTCAGCCTGCAAAGAAGCAGTCGAAGTTGAATACGCGCCAGGGGCGTGGCCTTGGTCTCAAGATCTTTTATACAAGGAGACTTTGCATTTTACAAAGCTTGATTATCTTTACATTAATCCAATCATAGCGCAGTGTGAGTTCAAGGCTCGAAGCCCCTATAATCCTGAAATTTATACCTCCCAAGGTGTAGTGATTGCGCGCTATGGAACTCAGTGTGACCCCGGCAATGAGTTTAATCCAAATAATGGTCGTTGTGAGTCAACGTCTGGAGAAATGCCAAGAAAGCAGTTGGGTATTCCTCCATTTCAAGGATGTGAGTCTAATACTTTTGTAGGTAATCCTGTAAATTTTGCAACGGGTAATAAGTTCCAGGTTGAAAAAGATTATCCGGCGTCTAGCAACTCTCCCCTGGAGGTTGTGCGATATTATAATAGTAAAGATGGAGTTTGGAGGCATTCCTATTCTCAAAGTATGTTTTTAACTCCGGAGATGGTGCTGATCACCCTAGGTGACGGGAGGCAGATAAAGTTTTCACGCGCGGGGTCTGTTATTACGCCCGAGTCTACAGAGCTTGGAACTTTGCAAAATACACCTGATGGGGGGTGGATCTACACATCTCCTGAAAACGAGGTTCTGAAATTTAGCGACTGGGCGCGACTTATAGGTAAAGTTGATGCGTTCGGGCGCAGTGTAAGCATTGAAAGGTCAGGCACCACGGTTAATGTGACCGATAGCTTTGGTAGGGTACTTACTTTGACGGAGTATGGTGTAGCTCAATTATTGTCGGTAGACGCGCCAGGGCTGAAAATTAAATATAACTACAATGATCAAGGTGAGTTAGCTTCTGTCGATTATCAGAGGCAGGCTGCTGAGCCTCTCGAAAGAAGAAGCTATCTTTATAAGCCTGGAACTGATAAGAAGCTTTTGGTTGGTCTAGTCGATCAGAGAGGAGTGCGAAGTTCGAGCTGGTCATATGATGATATTGGGCGGGCTGTTTCTAGCGAGCGTGCTGGTGGGGTGGGACGAACAAATATTGTTTATAATGATGATGGGTCGGTTACTGTTGTTAATGAGCTCGGCAAGTCGACCGTTTATCAATTCAGCTTAATGCAAGGTGTAAAGAGGGTTGTTTCAATTGTTGGGCAACCCTCGCCAAATTGCCCTTATAGTAACTCATCATACACATACGACTCTCGCGGGTTAGTAGCAACCAAGACCGACGCGGAAGGTCACCTAACAAGCTATTCATATAATGACCGGGGGCAGGAGATCGTTCGCGTTGAAGGGGCGGGCACTGCACAGGAAAGAACGATTAGCACTGAGTGGGATCCGGTATTGCCTTTGAAGAGGAAAATTGTCGAGCCGACAAGAAAGACAATATTAAATTATGATACTCAGGGTAGGCCGCTGTCTGTTCAGGTGACTAGTAATTAA
- the gspE gene encoding type II secretion system ATPase GspE, producing MILTGTLDPAEAVIQWLLESGRLKQSDVDRAQQLQLSHHTQELTEILLSLGVVSEQDLALAWSTIFNVPLLYSAEILESSINLPELSLRFLKHHCMVPLSKEHGELHVLIANPTLHRALKALTYACDCSIRISIGLRSEIEDLIERFYGRGRTAMGTLIENLDINIEEQSADIEHLKDLASEAPVIRLVNLLLQRAVEQRASDIHVEPFESELKVRYRIDGVLHLAEAPPVSSSAAVISRIKIMAKLDIAERRLPQDGRIMLRIQGKELDLRVSTVPTSFGESVVMRLLDRQTVSFEFPSLGFDGERLDKFLEVLDRPHGILLVTGPTGSGKTTTLYTALSRLNTPERKIITVEDPVEYQLDGINQIQVKPVIGLDFSGVLRSIVRQDPDVIMIGEMRDLETCRIAIQSSLTGHMVLSTLHTNSAAASITRLLDMGVESYLIASTVNAILAQRLVRRLIPDWREVFEATPEIIAEHQLDKYTDARPIRLYRPMKNAPDNGYRGRSALTELLVMNDELRSLLMRHADAATLEAAARTSGLRTLYEDGLRQALAGVTSLEEVLRVTRSE from the coding sequence TTGATCTTGACGGGAACCCTTGATCCAGCTGAAGCCGTCATTCAATGGCTTTTAGAATCAGGCCGCCTTAAGCAGTCGGATGTGGACAGAGCACAGCAGTTGCAGCTGAGCCACCACACCCAGGAGCTGACCGAGATACTGCTGTCTCTAGGAGTCGTATCAGAGCAGGATCTAGCATTGGCCTGGTCAACGATATTCAATGTACCTTTATTATATTCAGCAGAGATATTAGAAAGCAGTATTAATTTACCAGAATTATCCTTACGTTTTTTAAAGCATCATTGCATGGTGCCTTTATCGAAAGAACACGGTGAGCTGCACGTACTCATTGCAAATCCAACATTGCACCGAGCTCTGAAGGCACTCACGTATGCCTGCGATTGCAGTATACGAATATCGATCGGATTAAGAAGTGAAATTGAAGATTTGATCGAGCGGTTTTATGGTCGTGGGCGAACAGCAATGGGAACCTTAATTGAAAATTTAGACATAAACATCGAGGAACAATCAGCGGATATCGAACACCTGAAAGATCTCGCTTCAGAGGCACCTGTTATCCGACTAGTGAATTTACTGTTGCAGCGAGCGGTTGAACAGAGGGCGTCTGACATCCACGTTGAACCCTTTGAAAGCGAGTTGAAAGTCCGGTATCGGATTGATGGGGTACTACACCTTGCCGAAGCACCGCCCGTGAGTTCTTCTGCTGCTGTCATTTCTCGAATCAAGATCATGGCCAAGCTAGATATAGCCGAACGACGCCTCCCGCAGGATGGCCGCATCATGCTTCGAATTCAGGGAAAAGAGCTCGACTTGCGAGTATCCACCGTTCCCACCAGCTTTGGCGAATCGGTAGTGATGCGCTTGTTGGATCGCCAGACCGTTTCTTTTGAGTTTCCTAGCCTAGGTTTCGACGGAGAACGACTTGATAAATTTTTAGAGGTACTTGACCGACCTCACGGAATTCTATTGGTAACCGGCCCTACAGGTTCGGGAAAAACCACGACCCTCTACACTGCTCTATCGCGTCTTAATACGCCAGAAAGGAAGATTATTACAGTCGAAGACCCCGTTGAGTACCAGCTTGACGGTATCAATCAGATTCAGGTTAAACCAGTAATAGGATTGGATTTTTCTGGAGTGCTGCGCTCAATCGTACGTCAGGATCCCGATGTCATCATGATCGGTGAAATGCGAGATCTGGAAACATGCAGGATTGCTATCCAATCATCCCTCACCGGACACATGGTGCTTTCGACGTTGCACACCAACAGTGCCGCAGCAAGCATCACCAGACTCTTGGATATGGGTGTGGAAAGCTACCTGATTGCGTCTACAGTGAACGCTATTCTGGCACAGCGACTCGTACGCAGACTTATACCAGATTGGCGAGAAGTGTTCGAGGCGACACCTGAGATCATTGCAGAGCATCAACTCGATAAGTACACAGACGCCAGGCCCATACGTCTCTATCGCCCTATGAAAAATGCGCCTGACAACGGGTACCGAGGACGCAGCGCCCTAACCGAACTCCTGGTGATGAACGATGAGCTGCGCTCCTTGTTAATGCGCCACGCAGATGCAGCAACTCTTGAGGCCGCTGCTCGCACATCAGGACTTCGTACACTTTATGAAGATGGATTGCGTCAAGCCTTAGCTGGAGTCACCAGCCTAGAGGAAGTACTTCGAGTCACACGCAGTGAGTGA
- a CDS encoding type II secretion system F family protein: protein MQQFRYRALDSSGSAVEGLLDANTAEDAATQLQELGLLVLQVAPSNDITRLSLGGWLNPLPLNGTELARFTQQLATLIGAGQPLERALSTLVRQPSNPQARQLLERVRDRVKAGQTLSHAMSLEGIQFPPLYLSLIKAGEAGGALGMALGQLTAYLERTLKVRGEVINALIYPAFLLIGVLGSLLLLLAYVVPQFVPIFSNLGVPIPLITEAILSLGQFLADYGLYVALLIAGAILLIGKHLRSIEGRRRWHKRMLQWWVAGPLLLKLETARLARTLGTLLSQGVPLIASFDITLQVCKNQSIREALERAILKVKDGGRLSTTLEAENIFPDLAIQMIQVGEETGTLDTMLLKVGSIYEDDAKRNIDLLLAALVPTLTLIMATLVAVIMLAIMLPLMSLTSNI from the coding sequence ATGCAGCAATTTAGATACCGAGCATTAGACTCAAGCGGCAGTGCTGTCGAAGGCCTGCTTGATGCCAACACTGCTGAAGACGCTGCCACTCAGTTGCAAGAGCTAGGCTTGCTTGTGCTTCAGGTGGCACCGTCAAATGACATCACTCGCCTTAGTCTAGGAGGGTGGCTCAATCCTCTTCCCTTGAACGGGACGGAGTTAGCTCGTTTTACACAGCAACTGGCCACCTTAATTGGAGCAGGCCAGCCTTTAGAGCGCGCATTGAGCACGCTTGTGCGCCAACCTAGCAATCCCCAGGCTCGGCAGTTGCTCGAACGCGTCCGTGATCGCGTGAAAGCTGGACAGACGCTCTCACACGCAATGTCATTGGAAGGCATTCAGTTCCCGCCTCTCTACCTTAGTCTGATAAAGGCGGGCGAAGCAGGTGGAGCGTTAGGTATGGCGCTTGGTCAATTGACAGCATACCTGGAGCGTACACTGAAGGTTAGGGGCGAGGTCATCAATGCATTGATCTACCCTGCGTTTCTACTTATCGGAGTGCTCGGATCACTCTTGTTATTACTAGCTTACGTAGTTCCTCAATTTGTTCCCATTTTTTCCAACCTTGGCGTTCCAATCCCCTTAATCACAGAAGCGATACTCAGTCTTGGGCAGTTCTTAGCGGACTATGGGTTGTATGTGGCGCTGCTGATCGCTGGAGCTATTTTGCTAATAGGTAAGCACTTACGAAGCATTGAGGGGCGACGCAGATGGCATAAACGCATGCTTCAGTGGTGGGTGGCAGGGCCCTTGCTTTTAAAACTGGAAACGGCCCGGCTAGCACGCACCCTTGGCACACTTCTGAGCCAAGGCGTACCGCTGATAGCTTCATTTGATATCACCTTACAAGTCTGTAAAAACCAATCGATCCGTGAAGCCTTAGAGCGAGCAATCTTGAAAGTAAAAGACGGGGGTCGTCTTTCAACCACACTTGAAGCGGAGAATATCTTTCCTGACTTGGCAATCCAGATGATTCAGGTCGGAGAGGAAACTGGCACACTCGACACAATGCTGCTCAAGGTGGGATCGATATATGAAGATGATGCTAAGCGCAACATAGATCTGCTTTTGGCTGCATTAGTACCCACATTGACCCTAATAATGGCCACGCTGGTGGCTGTCATCATGTTGGCGATCATGCTTCCGTTGATGAGTCTGACCAGCAATATATGA
- the gspG gene encoding type II secretion system major pseudopilin GspG: MKRMQSFSPISRGFTLLEMLAVIVLIGVIATIVVRQIGGNVDKGKYGAGKAQLASLSMKIESYGLDIGSPPKDLSDLTTKPTTARSWNGPYAKPSELKDPFGNDFGYQYPGEHGPFDLIFYGKDGRLGGEGYNADVGNWE; this comes from the coding sequence ATGAAACGAATGCAATCGTTCTCCCCAATAAGCCGTGGTTTCACCCTTTTAGAAATGCTTGCGGTAATCGTATTGATCGGCGTGATTGCCACTATTGTCGTCCGCCAAATTGGGGGAAACGTAGATAAGGGGAAATACGGTGCTGGCAAGGCACAACTTGCTAGCCTTTCAATGAAAATTGAAAGCTATGGATTGGATATCGGCTCTCCACCTAAAGACCTCTCCGACCTGACTACCAAGCCGACCACAGCAAGGAGCTGGAATGGGCCTTATGCCAAGCCTAGCGAACTAAAGGATCCCTTTGGAAATGATTTTGGTTACCAGTACCCCGGGGAGCACGGCCCTTTCGATCTAATATTTTATGGTAAGGATGGGCGACTTGGAGGCGAGGGATACAACGCCGATGTCGGCAACTGGGAATGA
- a CDS encoding GspH/FimT family pseudopilin produces the protein MSHKTQRGFTLLETLVVILIISVGLTLLLYGFSQGLEKHRDRRAKTDLVFALREVRNQAIVSSQTKTLQFDLSSNGYQIPGLPEHVLPKGMIMRVTTAAKLLPDGEAIAFYPDGSSSGGNIVLIKDNRSWRVDIAWLTGRVSWTDVEQP, from the coding sequence ATGAGTCATAAAACCCAGCGGGGCTTTACACTGCTGGAGACTCTAGTCGTAATCTTGATCATTTCAGTAGGACTCACCCTCCTCCTCTATGGTTTTTCCCAAGGACTTGAAAAGCATCGCGACAGACGAGCCAAAACAGATTTAGTTTTCGCACTGCGTGAAGTCCGGAATCAAGCCATCGTTAGTAGCCAAACAAAAACTCTGCAATTCGATCTTTCGAGCAATGGTTATCAAATACCAGGACTACCGGAACACGTCCTTCCCAAAGGAATGATCATGCGTGTAACTACCGCAGCAAAACTACTGCCTGATGGAGAGGCTATCGCCTTCTATCCGGATGGTAGTTCCAGCGGTGGGAATATTGTTTTAATAAAGGACAATCGCTCTTGGCGAGTGGACATCGCCTGGCTAACCGGTAGAGTATCGTGGACGGACGTTGAGCAACCATGA
- a CDS encoding type II secretion system protein, giving the protein MTALNKHTQSGFTLLEILAAIVLLSIGSALFLNTLSNSTRALDKDRQITYLALFAKSILERQITEPLRTGQWHGKNQDIQWQLTSTLIPGTPPTDIYRLELIVERDTHKQKLVTLRAQSSSAVQR; this is encoded by the coding sequence ATGACTGCGCTAAATAAACACACTCAATCCGGGTTCACGCTCCTGGAAATTCTGGCAGCAATAGTACTTTTGAGTATTGGCTCCGCGCTTTTCTTGAACACGTTAAGCAACTCTACTAGAGCATTGGACAAGGATAGGCAGATTACCTATTTAGCGTTGTTTGCCAAGTCAATCCTCGAAAGACAGATAACTGAGCCTCTCAGAACAGGGCAATGGCACGGAAAAAATCAAGACATTCAATGGCAATTGACCTCAACTCTAATCCCAGGAACGCCTCCAACCGATATTTACCGACTGGAATTAATTGTCGAACGCGACACCCACAAACAAAAACTTGTCACTTTAAGAGCTCAAAGCAGTAGCGCGGTACAAAGATGA
- a CDS encoding prepilin-type N-terminal cleavage/methylation domain-containing protein produces MMNSKARGFTLLEVMITMSLMGLLMVLIASTLTLSNRTLSISEYYSTRLSEIRSAQSFIRKSLQQSLPIVFLRDGKNTDWIFDGERQQLRFVAPMPPPLLGGVKIHSIELADNDEASSNLQVSFRQTPTQGVNAWGEPQILLQNVQNLRISYRGLDNNQRVTNWLENWPWPERLPQYIKVDLDTQGPISWPQLVVAIRLSPMAPIDRITP; encoded by the coding sequence ATGATGAACTCAAAGGCCCGCGGCTTTACATTGCTTGAAGTAATGATCACCATGAGTTTAATGGGCTTATTAATGGTGCTAATCGCATCAACACTAACTCTTAGCAACCGCACACTTTCCATCAGTGAATATTACTCAACTCGTTTGAGTGAAATCAGATCTGCGCAAAGCTTCATTCGCAAGTCTCTACAACAAAGCTTACCTATCGTTTTTCTGCGCGACGGTAAGAATACTGACTGGATTTTCGATGGTGAACGACAACAGCTGCGCTTTGTCGCTCCGATGCCTCCACCGCTTCTGGGAGGTGTAAAGATACACTCAATTGAATTAGCTGATAACGATGAAGCTTCTTCAAACTTACAAGTTAGCTTCAGACAAACTCCAACCCAAGGGGTGAATGCGTGGGGAGAACCACAAATATTACTTCAGAACGTTCAAAATCTTCGCATCAGCTACAGAGGCCTAGACAATAATCAACGTGTAACCAATTGGCTTGAGAACTGGCCGTGGCCCGAGCGCCTTCCTCAGTACATTAAAGTTGATCTGGATACTCAAGGCCCAATCAGTTGGCCTCAGCTCGTTGTTGCTATACGCCTTAGCCCAATGGCACCTATAGACCGGATCACGCCATGA
- a CDS encoding PilX N-terminal domain-containing pilus assembly protein: MRTQRGAALIVALWALALLSLIVGTAVQTTRLENRQSAYELHHLEAQLAAEAGFAMALKDLSSSKSVMIADGRPYPFFFEDTQLTLRVYSERGKLDLNFCSIESLTLLASFFGASPNQTQQMAQELSKRRANLSTIKAIEELQQFPEMDSRLYVQMEPFLTLWSGLVQPDTSFALAPVRAALKLEIPVSRGNPGSVLSAKIYAIHTTGTTADLNVTFLLNSQGDNAQLYRVLRWQE, from the coding sequence ATGAGAACCCAGCGTGGCGCAGCCTTGATAGTTGCTCTATGGGCATTAGCGCTATTGAGTTTGATAGTAGGAACAGCAGTACAAACAACCCGCCTGGAAAACCGGCAGAGCGCCTATGAATTGCATCACCTTGAAGCCCAACTCGCCGCCGAAGCCGGTTTCGCAATGGCTCTCAAAGACCTAAGCTCATCTAAATCAGTAATGATTGCTGACGGTCGCCCCTACCCCTTTTTCTTTGAGGATACTCAGCTGACGCTAAGGGTCTACAGCGAGCGTGGCAAGCTCGATTTAAATTTTTGCAGCATAGAAAGCCTCACCCTCCTAGCCAGCTTCTTTGGTGCCTCCCCTAATCAGACTCAGCAAATGGCTCAGGAGCTATCCAAAAGACGGGCAAATTTAAGCACCATTAAAGCGATAGAGGAGCTTCAGCAATTCCCCGAAATGGACTCACGACTCTATGTTCAAATGGAACCGTTCTTGACGCTATGGTCTGGGCTGGTTCAGCCTGACACATCGTTCGCGCTAGCCCCGGTTCGGGCTGCCCTTAAGCTGGAAATTCCTGTTTCGAGAGGTAATCCTGGTAGCGTTCTCAGTGCAAAGATCTACGCTATCCATACCACCGGTACGACAGCCGATCTGAATGTGACATTCCTTCTCAACTCACAAGGAGACAATGCGCAACTCTACCGTGTGTTGCGCTGGCAAGAATGA
- a CDS encoding PilN domain-containing protein, producing MYWHTGSFWDSLSIQPKRDAMPDGEHQSRKILVLPYEEILLEPIQLPAAALADAETVVAFEMDKYTPFTSKQVYFDLAWDQIGSSRSGSTGLLLVVVLRKRLDSILDKAAGEGLSFDAVDVLDEQQKRVNINLLPFSHRPEKNNPARYIKLSLAISGIALLVSVMLLWVSNRQDALEEMSMQVRALRNATQQTKTLQEQLNTALTTGQFIQNQKAQAVSKASLLRELTICIPANTWLEQLEVSQAGEVDLNGQSSQANELIGKMKSCTSLENIRFQGIIQPDRSTGLDRFNITARLRTKDDSHAPPTISP from the coding sequence TTGTACTGGCATACCGGCTCATTTTGGGATTCATTGAGCATCCAGCCCAAGCGGGATGCAATGCCTGATGGAGAGCACCAAAGTAGAAAAATCCTAGTCCTACCTTACGAGGAAATCCTTCTAGAACCAATTCAGCTACCTGCCGCCGCCCTAGCAGATGCCGAGACGGTTGTAGCGTTTGAGATGGACAAATACACTCCTTTTACGTCCAAGCAAGTCTACTTTGATCTAGCTTGGGATCAAATAGGCAGCAGCCGTTCCGGAAGCACAGGCCTTCTGCTGGTGGTTGTGCTTCGGAAACGACTCGATAGCATCCTCGATAAAGCCGCTGGAGAAGGGCTTAGTTTTGACGCAGTGGATGTCCTAGATGAGCAGCAGAAGCGTGTAAATATTAATTTATTGCCGTTTTCACACCGCCCCGAAAAAAACAATCCGGCTCGATATATCAAACTCTCATTAGCTATCTCAGGTATTGCGCTTCTCGTTTCCGTGATGCTCCTTTGGGTCAGTAATCGTCAGGACGCGCTTGAAGAGATGAGCATGCAGGTCAGAGCGTTACGAAACGCGACTCAGCAGACAAAAACGTTGCAAGAGCAGTTGAACACTGCATTAACAACGGGGCAATTCATTCAAAATCAGAAAGCTCAAGCCGTCTCTAAAGCTTCACTGCTACGCGAATTGACCATCTGCATACCGGCGAACACCTGGCTGGAGCAGCTTGAGGTCAGCCAGGCAGGAGAAGTTGATCTAAATGGGCAAAGCAGCCAAGCCAACGAGCTGATCGGGAAAATGAAATCCTGCACTAGCTTGGAGAACATTCGGTTTCAAGGCATTATTCAGCCAGATCGCAGTACAGGGCTAGACCGCTTTAATATAACCGCTCGTCTACGAACCAAGGACGATAGCCATGCCCCGCCCACTATCAGCCCGTGA
- the gspM gene encoding type II secretion system protein GspM, translating to MPRPLSAREQRSTAIALAVLTLIGVYFLGIHWWFTAPLMAIADEMHTLRISQQQYQALQAQRPVIDAQLAEATSAPQNNEYLLSDSDTGAATAQLMQLASSRLQAVSSSGGGGCSITNKMPVTANETGLYKQVKVSINLNCSIQPLAAFVYNLENERVSIFIETLSLRRSPLQSPKQSYRLTAQMLVSAYTRNNPKAKAE from the coding sequence ATGCCCCGCCCACTATCAGCCCGTGAGCAACGAAGTACGGCAATAGCCCTCGCCGTACTTACACTGATTGGCGTTTACTTTCTCGGTATCCATTGGTGGTTTACGGCCCCATTGATGGCGATCGCTGATGAAATGCATACTCTCCGTATTAGTCAGCAACAATATCAAGCTCTCCAGGCTCAACGGCCTGTCATTGATGCGCAGCTAGCAGAGGCTACAAGCGCCCCTCAAAATAACGAGTACCTACTTTCAGACTCCGATACTGGAGCTGCCACGGCCCAACTAATGCAGTTGGCCTCCTCACGACTTCAAGCGGTCTCATCATCTGGGGGAGGCGGCTGCAGCATCACCAATAAAATGCCAGTTACAGCAAACGAAACTGGCCTGTATAAACAAGTCAAAGTCAGTATCAACCTCAACTGTAGCATTCAGCCTCTGGCAGCATTTGTCTACAACCTTGAAAACGAACGGGTATCGATTTTTATCGAAACGCTGAGTTTAAGAAGGTCTCCCTTGCAATCTCCCAAGCAGAGCTACAGACTGACAGCACAGATGCTTGTGAGCGCGTACACGCGCAATAATCCAAAAGCGAAAGCAGAATGA